The window ATGAAAAACAACCATTTGTACTAACGCCATATAATCAAGTTTAATGGGTAGAAATTCAGGGGTATCAAGACATCTCAATGCAAGCAATAGTAAATTTATGGTGTCACCTCAATAGAAAAATGATAACTGTTATTGCGAGGATACCCGATGAAAAACTACAGTATTTATGTGATATTGGTGATAATCAATTAAAAACAGTTGAGTGGCTTATACAAGATTATTTTGAACATATGGAACATCATTTACGAAAACAGATTTTTACTGAAAAGAGCAAGTGAAAAAGTCGGGGAGAGAAGCAGTCCAATGGTATAAGTAATGTCAGTAAGACTTCACTTTTTTGATTAAAAATCTTTCCTTTTGTCGAACTTATTAAAAAGGGGAGATTTAGCGTGTACACAGTTTCAAATTTAAAATTACTGATTGATAAACAAGAGGAAATTGATGCAATTTATCAAAACTGCAAAGAGTTAAAAAAGACGACTGTTACGCCTAAAATGAATGCTGAAGTGGATATATTATTTGATGCTATAAATAAGCGTTTAGTTGAACAAGGCTTTACCGTTACAATGACACCTACCGGTTTATTGGCAAATTATAAAGAGGCTGTTGTCAATATCGACAAACATTCAAAAGACTTGGAAGAATGTTTTTTTATAAATTTTAATAATTATGCGGAAGATAGACTTTCAATTATTCTAGATATCAAACACAATAACAATGCACAAAAAAATTCAAATCATGAAGATGGTTTTTCTGAATTTTTACTGCAAATGAGCGATAAGTTGAATAACGCTAAGAATCTTCAAGATGCGTGTCGTGTAGCAAATCTTATTTATAAGAGCCAAAATAATGTGACGTTCTATTCAGCAGAAGAAGTCGTGAACTATTATTTTAAATAATCCAATACCTTCCATATCATCGATGTGGAGGTTTTTTTATGCACAAATTTAACAAGATGAAGGAATCGATATGTTGAATGCTCGAATTCATGTTCACATCAGTCCATTTTCTCGATACCTCCAAGCCATTACTTTTTAATCATCAACACGATGAAACTTTTCCTCTAGATATTCTAAATAGTACAGTTTTCTTTCAGTAGCTTGATTTACTAGCAAATTTATATGGAGGGCAGGCGGTGCTTAAAAAAACAATGCCAAGACATACTATTAGCGAAAGCCAACTGGTTAACTATGAACAAATGGAAGTAGCTATTCGTAAATTGAATAAGGAAATTCGTGTTTTTGAACGTAATATACTATTGGCCGTAAATTCTTCAGACAGTATCCCAAACAATTCTGTTACTACAAAATAAAATAAAAAAATCATGCACTAAACAAAATAAATTTGTTCAGTGCATGATTTTTTATTGTCGAGGTAATGACGTATTATTAGTTGTTAACTAATGCTAGAAGAAACTTATCTCGATCGGCTTCCTCTTGCATTTTACTATCCACAAGCATAGCGCCATACTGCACATTTGTCATGTCACGATCAACTAAAAATTGGACGTTTACTTTAGAATCTTTGTTATTGACTGGACAATCTCCTTCGAATTCAACAACATCTTGTCCCTTTTGGGTTTCGAAATAGACCCAATATGGATTTTTACAAGTTGAGGAAAAGGCTGTATCGAATGTTTGGTTACTATTTTCGATAGAATAGCTTTTTACATATGTAATATATTCATTATCTGTAATATCCTTTTGTGGACCGTAAAAATACCAAAACACCCCTAATATGCCGATTGGTATAATCCATAGAATAGTACGTTTGCTTAGTTTCCCCATGTATTCATCCCCCTTTATAACAATATATTATCATCATTAACCTTATTTTTGCTAGCTTAATATAATATTTTCTATTTTGAGCTTTTATTTTGTTAAACGTAGAATACTGTAGCACTTTAAGCAATAATAAAGGAAACGTTTATTCTGTAAAGGAGGGAAAGGTTTGCGTGCCTTATTAATTGCTGAAAAGCCACCGCTCATAACGGACAGAATAAGATAAAACAGCTTTACATGAATAGTGACTCCAAAGACGACTTTACAGATATATAGTGATTTTTAGGCATAGGTGAAAAACCTCTTCTGAAAGTGGTGAAGGGATAGGAACTGAACTTATACGATGGGCAATTCATCGTGCAAGAGAACGTGGTTGTCACTTGGTTCAACTCACTACAGATAAAGAGCGAGAAGATGCTTTAAATTTTTATGAACGTTTTGTTTTCAAGCATCGGACGTGGATTAAAAGTGAACTTTAATATTTATATTCAGCTAAAGGGGGCTTTACTTGAAGATCATTGAGTTGCTATGCAGCTCTTTTCTGTATTGAACTAACGGGGCAGGATAGTTTAAGAAGGAAATCAGAAAAATGTAAAAACTACTTGTAGTCTCGATACTTCTAAAATTTGTGCTCCATTCAAATAAAAAAATAGGCACCTTTTCTGGTAACGGGTTCGGTTCAGAGGGAGAAAAACAAAAATAACAGCATAAAAAGAGGTGCAATTAGCACCTCTTTTTATATAATATTTAGTTTCATAATTAGCAGACCAATTAGTTAATATTTTACCTACTGATTGCTTGGTCTGGTAGCTCTCTTCGAAATATTTACCTTCAAGGAAACTATCGTAGTGCTATCTCTGACATCATTATTCTTGATGTTCTTTAGCATGGACCAAATGTTACTTTCATCATCATTCTGGTTATTGAACGAATTATAAATGTTTATCGGGTTTGAATATGGTTCATTCGGACATTCAATTAAACCATCGGTTGTAAGGAACAGACGATTTTCTCCTTGTCTTAATTCCCTTTTCCCAACAGTGTAGCAAGGAACTTCTTGTTCAAAAGTATTGACTTGACCTATCCATTCATAAAATTGTCTTTGATTTAACTGATATTGACTTAGCGCAGCTAATTCTTGATGAAATAAATAAAGAATACAGTCACCGACAGAAAACCACCAAACATACTTATCTTTCCTTGCCACAATTAAACAGGCGGTTTCCCCTGTAACTTTTCGACAAACAGATAAGAACTCTTCAGATTGAAACAAATTTAAAATCTTATCTTCCAACCTTTTAAAAGTTTGATGATTTGTCGGTAAGGATAATAAATCTTTAATTTGGGATTTTTCATTATCGAAATGTTTCAAAATTATTTTTGCACTCTCTGATGTATTATGAGCATCAAGAAGAATGATGAACTCCCAATCTTCCTTTACATTGAACCAAACCAAACACCCATCTTCGTTCTTATACTGTCCTGCATTTGAATTACCACCATAACGCCCAACTCCAATATGATTGAGTTGAAGAAAACTTGGTTTATCAATGAAATTTTCTTGGCTACCAACCCAACTAAAATCTTCGATAGCGTTATTCATATGGATTATTCTCTAGAAATGTTTTAAGGCGATTACAAAGTTCAATAACATCATTATTGTCGCCCATAGGAGCACTTTCCCAATTGTAAACCTCGGATGGTCCCCAATATTCTTTTGGCGTATTTGGATAGCGGGCTACTAGATGCATATGAAGATGTGGAACTGAATTTCCTGAAACAAATGAATAGATGTGTTCAGCATTTTCTGACTCTCTTAGAGCTTTACTAATCCAAGCCATAATGACACCAAACGCTTTTGCTTCTTCCATTGTCATATCAGCAAGTGTCGGAACGTGTCTTTTTAAATCAATCATAATATGACCAAGATAGTTTGGATTTCCATTTCTATCAATATGACCAACAAAAACATATTTGTCTTCGTAAATCATTACTCCTGAAGTTTGAATGTTACCAGCGTGTTTATTACAAATAAAACAATCGTTCAAAAAGTTTCTCCCCTTTTTCGAATATTTCTAAAATTATAATATAATTTTAGTCTTATTTGTATATTTTTCCAAAGGAATTTAATTTCCTATAAAAAAACACCGCCAAAAGTGGAGGTGTCATCTCAAATAAATAATATCCTTTAAATCGAAAACCTTGTCTATTCCTAATCGCTGTGATGGAGTTCCAACTTTAGGGGTGTTTCTTTCAGAGAAGGGAACGCTTTTTTTACTTGAGTTATTAATACCTAATAGCCTTGATAAACAAGCAAAAAGAAAGAGCGTGTTTAAAAAAAGATTAATTAAAACATGCTCTTTATATATTTTATTGAATCATTCTTTTATAAAAAAGTTTGATCATTTCTATGATATCTCCTCCATTAAAGCGCCCTTTAATGGAGAAACATGCCAGGCAATCCCTCAGCCAATTTTCCATGGCTTGGGACACCCCCTCTAATCCTTTAACTGATAGAAAATCTGTTCAATTTTGCCTCAGTACCAAGCATGGCAGTATTAAGCTCATTTCCTCGGCTATCTTGTACCCTTCTGAAATAGAGACTGCGTAAAAAATTCTTGCTGTTCACGCGAGCAATCACCTGACTGCGACTTCTCGACAAATTGCAGCATTGCGCTAAGCAGCTAATCCAATCAGCGATTTCTTGATGTGGAAGTAACTCTTTGTCAATCATCGTATCCACGATGTTGACCAACCGCTCATCATCCTCATCACTAAAAATATGTCTTCCATTATGTAGCATGCCAGAAATAGCGACAAAAACCTCACGCAGCATTGCAACGCTGCTCTCCTCGCACTGTACCAGCTCGACAAAAACATCTGCACCGTGAGACACGCTGTGAGCCCAGCCTTCTACTGAAAGGTAACCCCGCAGATCCTTCTCCTCTTTATAATAACGGAGCATTGCTTGCATTAATTGCTCAATTTCTTCTTGATTTAAAAATGGATTCTGTCTGTGGTGTTGTATAATCAAAGCGATAGGCAAGGCAGAAAACGTCCTTGTGAAAATTGACTGATCATCCTCGCTGCCAATATTATAGAACAAATGGTTCTCATCAGTCAGAACAGTTAAGAGGCTACGCAACTCCTCTCCACTGAACCTATTCTCTTCCTTAATCCACATATAAAACATCGGATAAATCAGGTTATCCCGTAATTCTGGCTGAGGATCGCCAATATATTGAAGTAACAAAGGTAAGAAATGTTGATGCTGCTCACCTTCGCGTAACTGATACTCATCCTTCTCAATTCTTTGCAAATCCAGCATCAATTTCGTCCTTGTATCCTCAAATGTTCTTGTTCTTTTCGACATAAAAATACCCCTTTAGATAATCATATCTAAAGGGGTAAAACGGTGCAACTTTATTTAAAACAGTACATCTTTTTGCTAAACGGTACGTCTTTATTTCAAATCTACAGTTATAATAAGTTTGTGAAAGATTGTACTTAAGCAAACGGGGGCTTTAGCAAAAGATTACTGAGCTGCATAGACGGCCCTTTTTTTATTGTGGAAATAATAATGTAAAGCTTATAATTTAATAGGGTGATTAAAAGTGACTATACAACATAAAAAGATAAACGATTTCTATGATAGTCGTAGACTGTTCAATAAATATCAACGTAAAAATACACCAAGCGTAATCTTTATCGCAGGGTTAGGCGATAGCCATAAAACATGGAATAAGGTCCAAGACCGAATATCGGATGAAACGTCAACCTTGTCCTATGACAGGGCGGGCATTGGCAGGAGTCAAGACGTAGCAGCCCCGCGGACTTGCTGTGATCTTGTCGAGGATCTCTCCGAATTGTTGCAAGCGCTTGACGTGGAGAAACCTTATATATTAGTAGGCCATTCCTTTGGTGGGTTGATCGCCAGATTGTATACCAGTCTTTATCCGCTAGATATCTGTGGTTTGGTTTTGGTTGACGCTGCACCGGAATATAAAGAACTTGCCTATGAAAAGGCTCTACCTAAGGTTCGTTAAAAATGATTTTACTCATGCTTTCTCCCGTTCTTAATATCGTATATTTTAGTATAACGAGATTTTTTTGTGAAATGAACAAAAAACCCCGAATAGGGTCACTTGTTAAAGTGTCCACTATTCCGGGTTCAGTTCATGAAGAGGAATGTTTAGAAAGCTCAAGTACAAATATTACTGTATTTATTTAAGGTTGGTTTTTCTTACTTCTTATTCTGATCTTCATCAAGTTGGCTTATTGCTTCCGAGTGTACCTATTCGTACCAGTTAAATAACTTATACCTTTTCTTTAAATACCTCAATCATACGACAAATAGAAGCGAATCGATTTGTAGCATCTGTATCAGATCGTTCTATTCAATACAAAGTTTTCCATCATCTAAATCTTTTAAAAATTTTTTGAATTGAAAACAATGGTTTAAAGAAGTTATGTTAGATTAACTTTGAACAAATTGAATAGGAATCAAATTGGCATCTTTTCCGATTTAGGTAGGTATCTTCCTAATTAATTTGTGACCTGTTACGCTCACACTGCGGAACGACATGATTAATATCATTATGATGGTAATGTCCCCTAAAAATAGGGGACTAAAAGGGACTCTTGTTAAAGTAAAATCGCTATACAGCCTTTGTATATTTTATGTGAAAGTAATGAACCTTTAAAAGTATCACAAACCTTGATATATAAAGCGCTTGCAGTCCTAATAGTAAGTGATCACATCCTTACTGGTGAAGTAACTACTACAGAAGAGCGCCAAACTACTTTTAAGGACATGTTGAAAGTAGAATTGTTAGTTATTGTGGAAATTTAAAATTAATCTTACGTTCTTTTTCATCCCAAATTAGGTGAGCATTAAATGTCTTCTCGCCCTTTTTAAACCCTTTAATCAAATCCGTTTCACCAGAGGCTAGGAGCTTTTTTATATTAGCTTGTGTAATGGTTTTTCTCAGGATTTTCTTAGAAACAGAGAATTTGCAGTTAGCAGCTTTATAATTTGAACAACCGTAAAAAGTACCATGATCTATGATTGACCCCTCGCAAAGGATACATTTCCCAACAACTGTTTTTTCTTTTTTATATTTTTTATTATACGGATTATTTGCAGTGATTTTATCGACTGCATTTTGATTAAATGCCCATTCCTTTTCACGCTCGTTAGCATCTGAAATCAATTTGTCAGCAAGCTTTTTTACTTGTTCCATAAATGCTTTTGGAGAAGCGTTGCCTTCACCGATTTCAGTTAGTCGTTGCTCCCATTTACCTGTCATTGAAGGAGACGTTAATATGCTTTCACCTAGTGCCTCGATAAGTAACATGCCCTTAGTTGTTGCAAAGACTTGGTTTTTCTTAACTTCGATATAGTTTCGATCTTTAAGTGTGCCAATAATTCCAGCGCGTGTTGCTTCAGTACCTAAACCTTCAGTTTTAGATAAAACCTTTTCTAATTCAGCATCTTCTAAATGTTTACCAGCTGTTTTCATTACTGTAATTAAATTACCTTCAGAATATCTATTGGGTGGCTGTGTTTCGCCTTTTTTTACATTTGTTTTAGAAACGATTCCTAGCTCATTTTCATTAAGTAGGGGAAGCAATTCATCTTCTTCTGTAGATAAAGTGTCTTTAGAATGATAAATTACTTTACGCCAACCTTCTTCAATTTGCACTTTGCCCTTAGAAATGAACTCTGCACGTTTTTCTACAAGTGAATGAATTGTGGTGTAAGAAAAAATTGCATTGTTATAATGAGCTGCAATGACTTGTCGAACGACTAAATCATATATTTTTTCTTCTTCCGC of the Lysinibacillus fusiformis genome contains:
- a CDS encoding HIT family protein; protein product: MNDCFICNKHAGNIQTSGVMIYEDKYVFVGHIDRNGNPNYLGHIMIDLKRHVPTLADMTMEEAKAFGVIMAWISKALRESENAEHIYSFVSGNSVPHLHMHLVARYPNTPKEYWGPSEVYNWESAPMGDNNDVIELCNRLKTFLENNPYE
- a CDS encoding DUF2785 domain-containing protein; the protein is MLDLQRIEKDEYQLREGEQHQHFLPLLLQYIGDPQPELRDNLIYPMFYMWIKEENRFSGEELRSLLTVLTDENHLFYNIGSEDDQSIFTRTFSALPIALIIQHHRQNPFLNQEEIEQLMQAMLRYYKEEKDLRGYLSVEGWAHSVSHGADVFVELVQCEESSVAMLREVFVAISGMLHNGRHIFSDEDDERLVNIVDTMIDKELLPHQEIADWISCLAQCCNLSRSRSQVIARVNSKNFLRSLYFRRVQDSRGNELNTAMLGTEAKLNRFSIS
- a CDS encoding protein phosphatase 2C domain-containing protein — its product is MNNAIEDFSWVGSQENFIDKPSFLQLNHIGVGRYGGNSNAGQYKNEDGCLVWFNVKEDWEFIILLDAHNTSESAKIILKHFDNEKSQIKDLLSLPTNHQTFKRLEDKILNLFQSEEFLSVCRKVTGETACLIVARKDKYVWWFSVGDCILYLFHQELAALSQYQLNQRQFYEWIGQVNTFEQEVPCYTVGKRELRQGENRLFLTTDGLIECPNEPYSNPINIYNSFNNQNDDESNIWSMLKNIKNNDVRDSTTIVSLKVNISKRATRPSNQ
- a CDS encoding glucosamine 6-phosphate synthetase; this encodes MGKLSKRTILWIIPIGILGVFWYFYGPQKDITDNEYITYVKSYSIENSNQTFDTAFSSTCKNPYWVYFETQKGQDVVEFEGDCPVNNKDSKVNVQFLVDRDMTNVQYGAMLVDSKMQEEADRDKFLLALVNN